One Oryza glaberrima chromosome 10, OglaRS2, whole genome shotgun sequence DNA segment encodes these proteins:
- the LOC127753097 gene encoding lecithin-cholesterol acyltransferase-like 1, translating to MGVLNLHPVLELQPCPFLDLRGASSARSMATQLPRLLPLLLFLPFFHIAASTSPSGLHPVVLLPDTTCSQLEARLTDAYVPPSPQCAAHHKDHDGRWFRLWKNTTELDDPAVAPCVADQLRLVFDHVAGDYRNVPGVETRVLDFGSTRGFLADEPANRNRCMGRLVEALEEVGYRDGETLFGAPYDFRQSPAALGQPCRAFSRYRQRLRALVEHASRTNGDKPVVLVSHSEGGYFALEFLNRSPLPWRRRHIKHFVMASTGAGGFVKFMEVVASCVSDVSPLARVRRSVPSKFTPLPSPKVFDRDAPLVVTRDKNYTAHDMPAFLAAAGLPEFEVTLYETRELPMAMNFRAPVVPTTCINGIGVPTAEKLVYWDGNFGEAPETVYGDGDGLVNSASILALDTVIGDDPMQQYYKSIKIAGMYHAGVISDGVALERLISEILRESFVQDSKKVDYRRVAQL from the exons ATGGGAGTGTTGAATTTACATCCTGTATTAGAACTACAACCCTGCCCTTTTTTGGACTTACGAGGTGCATCTTCAGCTCGATCCATGGCGACTCAACTCCCTCGGCTGCTCCCGttactcctcttcctccccttcttccacaTCGCCGCCTCAACCTCGCCGTCCGGCCTCCACCCCGTCGTGCTGCTGCCGGACACCACCTGCAGCCAGCTCGAGGCACGCCTCACGGACGCCtacgtgccgccgtcgccgcaatGCGCCGCGCACCACAAGGACCACGACGGCCGGTGGTTCCGGCTGTGGAAGAACACCACGGAGCTCGACGACCCAGCCGTTGCCCCCTGCGTTGCCGACCAGCTCCGCCTCGTCTTcgaccacgtcgccggcgactaCCGCAACGTCCCCGGCGTGGAGACGCGCGTCCTGGACTTCGGCTCCACCCGTGGGTTCCTCGCCGACGAGCCCGCCAACAG AAACCGGTGCATGGGAAGGCTCGTCGAGGCGTTGGAGGAAGTCGGCTACCGCGACGGCGAGACCCTCTTCGGCGCACCGTACGACTTCCGGcagtcgccggcggcgctgggGCAGCCATGCAGGGCGTTCTCGCGGTACAGGCAGCGGCTCCGGGCGCTCGTCGAGCACGCGAGCAGGACGAACGGGGACAAACCGGTCGTCCTCGTGTCGCACAGCGAAGGGGGCTACTTCGCGCTCGAGTTCCTCAACCGGAGCCCCTtgccgtggcggcggaggcacaTCAAGCACTTCGTCATGGcgtccaccggcgccggcgggttcGTGAAGTTCATGGAGGTCGTCGCGTCCTGCGTCAGCGACGTGTCCCCGCTTGCACGCGTGAGGAGGAGCGTCCCCAGCAAGTtcacgccgctgccgtcgcccaaGGTGTTCGACCGCGACGCGCCGCTGGTGGTCACGCGGGACAAGAACTACACCGCGCACGACATGCCGGCgttcctcgcggcggcggggctacCGGAGTTCGAGGTGACGCTGTACGAGACGAGGGAGCTGCCCATGGCGATGAACTTCAGAGCACCGGTTGTGCCGACGACGTGCATCAACGGCATCGGCGTGCCCACGGCGGAGAAGCTGGTGTACTGGGACGGCAACTTCGGCGAGGCCCCGGAAACAGtgtacggcgacggcgatgggctTGTCAATTCGGCGAGCATATTGGCCCTCGACACGGTGATCGGCGATGATCCGATGCAGCAGTACTACAAGTCCATCAAGATCGCCGGCATGTATCACGCCGGCGTTATCTCCGACGGTGTCGCCTTGGAGCGTTTGATCAGTGAGATTCTTCGGGAGAGTTTTGTGCAAGATTCCAAGAAGGTGGATTATCGTCGAGTTGCTCAACTCTAA
- the LOC127786232 gene encoding fructose-bisphosphate aldolase 2, cytoplasmic: protein MSAYCGKYKDELIKNAAYIGTPGKGILAADESTGTIGKRFASINVENIEDNRRALRELLFCTPGALQYISGVILFDETLYQKTKDGKPFVNVLKEAGALPGIKVDKGTIEVAGTDKETTTQGHDDLGKQCAKYYEAGARFAKWRAVLKIGPNQPSQLAIDLNAQGLARYAIICQENGLVPIVEPEILVDGPHDIDRCAYVSEVVLAACYKALNDHHVLLEGTLLKPNMVTPGSDAKKVAPEVIAEYTVRTLQRTVPPAVPAIVFLSGGQSEEEATLNLNAMNKLSAKKPWSLSFSFGRALQQSTLKAWAGKTENVEKARAAFLVRCKANSEATLGTYKGDAVLGEGAAESLHVKDYKY from the exons ATGTCGGCCTACTGCGGCAAGTACAAAG ATGAGCTCATAAAAAATGCTGCCTACATTGGCACCCCGGGCAAGGGTATCCTCGCTGCGGACGAGTCCACTGGCACCATCGGCAAGCGCTTCGCCAGCATCAATGTTGAGAACATCGAGGATAACCGCCGTGCCCTCCGTGAGCTCCTCTTCTGCACCCCTGGCGCTCTCCAGTACATCAGCGGCGTGATCCTCTTCGACGAGACCCTCTACCAGAAGACCAAGGATGGCAAGCCCTTCGTCAATGTCCTCAAGGAGGCCGGTGCCCTCCCCGGCATCAAGGTGGACAAGGGCACCATCGAGGTCGCCGGCACCGACAAGGAGACCACCACCCAGGGCCACGATGACCTCGGCAAGCAATGCGCCAAGTACTACGAGGCCGGTGCCCGCTTCGCCAAGTGGCGTGCTGTCCTCAAGATCGGACCCAACCAGCCCTCCCAGCTTGCCATTGATCTGAACGCCCAGGGCCTTGCTCGCTACGCCATCATCTGCCAGGAGAACGGGCTGGTGCCGATCGTCGAGCCGGAGATCCTCGTCGATGGCCCTCACGACATCGATCGATGCGCGTACGTCTCCGAGGTGGTCCTCGCCGCGTGCTACAAGGCGCTGAACGACCACCATGTCCTCCTCGAGGGCACCCTCCTGAAGCCCAACATGGTCACCCCGGGTTCCGACGCCAAGAAGGTGGCGCCGGAGGTCATCGCGGAGTACACCGTCCGCACCCTCCAGAGGACCGTCCCTCCTGCCGTGCCGGCCATCGTCTTCCTCTCCGGTGGAcagagcgaggaggaggcgacgctgAACCTGAACGCCATGAACAAGCTCAGCGCCAAGAAGCCGTGGTCGCTGTCCTTCTCCTTTGGCCGTGCCCTGCAGCAGAGCACGCTCAAGGCCTGGGCTGGCAAGACGGAGAACGTAGAGAAGGCCAGGGCGGCCTTCCTCGTCAGGTGCAAGGCCAACTCCGAGGCTACCCTGGGTACTTACAAGGGTGATGCTGTCCTCGGCGAGGGCGCTGCTGAAAGCCTGCACGTCAAGGACTACAAGTACTGA